In Rhodococcus sp. OK302, one genomic interval encodes:
- a CDS encoding class I SAM-dependent methyltransferase, which translates to MRTDGDTWDIVSSVGLTALGVATFRAIESLRPNALIEDPYAPWFVESAGEPHFSALLASPSSLDDLPFSGFMGMGMGIRTKFFDDFFLTAARSGVSQSTILASGLDARAYRLDWPTGTTVFEVDQPKVLEFKERVLTEHGAEPKADRRTVAVDLRDDWPTALKAAGFEPSTPSAWSAEGLLAYLPGPAHDALFERIDNLSSSGSRLALNYFPSGIDAQRFADIRAKYFSKDPFGDFDMAALFYEDERADPKQWLTEHDWSVECLNSIELANIYGEPIPDLPPELADLSEQSGYLTAIKTAS; encoded by the coding sequence ATGCGCACAGATGGAGATACTTGGGACATTGTCAGCAGTGTCGGCCTGACTGCGTTGGGAGTGGCAACATTTCGAGCGATCGAATCACTGCGCCCCAATGCGTTGATCGAGGATCCGTACGCGCCCTGGTTCGTAGAGTCCGCCGGTGAACCACATTTCTCCGCACTACTAGCCAGCCCGTCGTCGTTGGACGACCTACCCTTCTCCGGCTTCATGGGGATGGGCATGGGCATCAGAACCAAATTTTTCGACGACTTTTTCCTCACTGCTGCCCGATCCGGAGTATCTCAATCGACGATCCTGGCGTCCGGTTTGGATGCGCGGGCCTACCGACTGGATTGGCCAACCGGCACTACGGTTTTCGAGGTCGACCAACCAAAGGTGTTGGAATTCAAGGAGCGGGTACTCACCGAACACGGCGCAGAACCGAAAGCAGACCGTCGCACTGTCGCAGTCGATCTACGAGATGACTGGCCCACTGCGCTCAAAGCTGCGGGGTTCGAACCGAGCACACCCTCCGCGTGGTCCGCGGAGGGACTCTTGGCCTACCTCCCTGGCCCCGCACACGACGCACTGTTCGAAAGAATCGACAACCTGTCGTCGTCCGGTAGCCGACTTGCGTTGAACTACTTTCCATCTGGTATAGATGCGCAACGATTCGCGGACATCCGGGCAAAGTATTTCAGCAAGGATCCGTTCGGAGACTTCGACATGGCTGCGCTGTTCTACGAGGACGAGCGTGCCGATCCGAAGCAGTGGTTGACCGAGCACGACTGGTCGGTCGAGTGCCTCAATTCCATCGAATTGGCAAACATCTACGGCGAACCGATCCCGGATCTCCCACCGGAACTCGCCGACCTGTCCGAACAATCGGGATATCTCACGGCGATCAAGACCGCGAGCTAG